In Silene latifolia isolate original U9 population chromosome X, ASM4854445v1, whole genome shotgun sequence, the following proteins share a genomic window:
- the LOC141618638 gene encoding uncharacterized protein LOC141618638, producing MQNLKTDLHELHKMLVQAERDMGLNARTSKDVLNINAKSKGQFKKSANKGKKPTLYKGKGIAIENSSPKPKKGATSDYKCHYCNGMGHWKRNCPKYLGDINAGRVTPGMRRVENLSKYEKDLQGS from the exons ATGCAAAACTTGAAAACCGATCtccatgagttgcacaaaatgcttgtgcaagccgaaagagatatGGGGCTTAATGCAAGAACtagcaaggatgtgctcaacatcaaTGCAAAGAGTAAGGGACAGTTTAAGAAAAGTGCTAACAAGGGTAAAAAGCCCACTCTCTACAAGGGTAAGGGGATAGCTATTGAGAATAGCTCTCCCAAACCCAAAAAGGGAGCAACATCCGAttataagtgccattattgtaatggcatgggccattggaagcgcaaTTGCCCCAAATACTTGGGAGACATCAATgctggacgtgtgactcca GGCATGAGAAGAGTGGAAAATCTTAGCAAGTATGAGAAGGATCTCCAAGGGAGCTAA